CGGAAATTGACGGCATACAGCCTGTGCTACACTGAATCCGGCTAATTCCATCAGTTGTTGTAAAGTGAATCCAATTTGAGGACCCATCAACTCCTTATCGATCTCAGCTGCAAGCTTTGATGAAACAACTTTCAACGTAgacattcttttttttttactatgTATTTACTCTGCTACTTGAGACTGTTATTTGAAGGATTGCACCGCTGTCCTGAGGCTGGGCAAGAATATAAGTAACGGCCCTATTCCTTCGATATTTCACCcattgtttttctcttatATATAGATTCTCCTCCTCACCTTATTTTCTCCACCCCTTGTTCGCTCGCAACGACGAGAGGTTCTTGCGGCCAAAGTAGTGTTAAATGAGACAGTGGAACACCACAAcgcaggaaaaaaaatcctggTAATGAGTAGTTATCAAAATATATACGTTTTGGTTTTCAGCATTAGGAacaaagtaaaaaaaaatatcattatttCGTAGTTATATAATAACGTCCGTTCATTATAGAAGAGTACAAAAAACACCAAGATGGTAGAAGTCACTGTTAAATAGTTAACCATGCCGGAAATTTACactgaaatcaaaagagaaagaaaacaaacacaTTCATTACTATTATCGTGTCATCTTTGCAAATCTCGTAGCATGCTTCTAACACAGCCCATGTCCTCAATTAACATTTTCCTTAGCCACTGTGTCTCTTGACGTTGTAATTCCAATTCCCTTTCCAATTGTGCAATTCTTTGGtctttttcagaaatgatAGCGTCATAGGCTTCTTTTAAAGGGCGTATTACCGCGTCTGTATCAATAGTTGCCATGTTATTCGGAGGATTTAGATCCACTTTCATTTGGTTGTTCGCTGTGTTTAGGTTATTATCCGTACCGTCGTTTATCAAAGCCCCATCTGCTGTCGTCATTGGTCTCTGCCTTTTGTTTGTATTCGTTAATTGTAACAGTTCTTCCACCGCCTCATCATCCAATGTATTGACGTCTAATGATCCCAATGATCTTCGTTTCCATGAATGAGAACCATTATTAGACATTGTATTGTAACCCATGTTATTATTAGAACTATTGGGATTCAGATCCGCATGACTTAgaccaaattcaaatccGCCTGAACCAGGACTTGTTGGTTGTGTATAATATCCCGTCAATGAACGGGAATTGACATCTTGTGATAGCGTTTGCAGTCGTTTTTGTAGTTGCTGTGACAATGATGGATCAAAAAGCATATTGGTTGCTGGGTTGCTTATGGTTGCATTATTGAATGAGCTCGAATCTGCAATACTGTTTCTTTCCTTGTTAGcgtttttattattctttccGTTTTTGGCGTTTTTGGCCACTCTGGtacctctttttttcgttcGATTGTTCGttgcatttttatttccatagtttttaatattattcCCGTTTCCGATGCTGCCACTATTCCCATTATTATTCCCATTGTTTACTCCTTGTAACTCTGATGGGGAACCCTTAGTAGACGTGTTTAAAGAATTTCCCTTTCTACGCCCTTGATTTAAAATTTGGCCGGTCTGCGGATCGAATACACTAAATATACTCATTGAGACTAGTCGCCAtaattcatcattttctaaTTCGGAGTCAGCCTTAATTTGCCAAAGTCTTCCATCCAAACGGCGgaaatattttgcataAGGGCTGGCCTCAAAGCTTAATTCTAGTTCTTTGATAATCTGTTGAAACCTTTGATACAGTTCGATTGCCGACTTTGGTGATGTCGATCTATCATCAATTGATCCTGAAGATAATGTAGCATTATACAGTTTGGATATCTTAGCGAACAGTTGAGAATATTGAGCTTGTGTACAAACTCCATTCGATGTTGTACTAGAGCTCGCGTTGTTGCCGTTGTTAGTGGGATTGCTGGCATTGCTTATGGCTGAAACAGAGCTTGAATTAGCATTCGGCGTTGCATTGGTACTGTCTGAGTTGGCCTTCGCCAGAGCATTACCGCCAGTGCTAGTTATAATGCCATCAATATTAGGTGTGTTATCGGAGCCCATCAATCCTGCTGAGTTAGCAATCGTTGTGCCCACCATCCCGCTAACCATACCTGATGGTGTATTTGTCGCTGTTTGCGGCGAATTTGTAACACTCTGCAAGGAGGCACCGCTAATGACTGACTCATTGGACAGTAGATTGTAAGCTCTGATTATGAATACATCTAACTTGGTTTGGTGATGCATGATGTGAGTTTAACCTTATTGTCCAATACTCTCTGTGTTCTTAGGCCTCTTTTTAGTTTCTTGATTTGTTTTCCCATTCAGTCCACGGGTGAGAATGTGAAGAAAGCCGAATACAGACTGTGAGCACCTTTTTAGATGCGTCAGTAGTTACTACGTTTAACGGACAACCTCTACAGTAATCGCGGTACTTGAGGGAGAGAAGTCGTGAAAATTTTACCTAAGGCAAAttgtccaaaaaaatggaaacaTGAAATCATTACCCGTACCGGTTCTTTCGTAAAGATAGTACATGTAATCAAATCAATCAATCGATCAGGTGTTAAAAGTGTGAGTTTGAGGACACGCAGGAGTATCTCTAAAGTCGATAGCTTTTCGATGACTTCTTTTAGTAGCATAGAGTTGAAAATATTACATTGAAGTTGATACCGATATATACTTCTATAAAATGAGTTCTGGAGTAAAAGTAATATAATGGGGAGATTATCCAAAAGTAGAGTTTAAACAGGAAAAGGAATAAAAATTAGCAACCTGAAGATAAAGATATCCTCtcttcaaagaatttgGTTGGATTGGGCCTCACCTAAGTACGTAGTACTTTGATGGCAATAAGCACACCAAAGAATAAACTCGATTAAAATTGTGGGACTTTTTTCCCTCTGCCTTATCCATACCAGCATAAGCAATATGTAATTGAATTGtgaaaacaaattgaaaaaggaaaagctGCTGTTATAGAGACGGCATAGttgtttgaaaatgatgtagaaagagaaaggtGGTGGTTATGATCCATAATACAAATCAAATAATGGAcaggaagagaaaaactTGTGATATATGCACGCTGTAATGTAATagtaaaaaataatttaTAATAATTGAAGAGAGAAAATATCgttattagtattattagTCGGTTTAGAAAAGTTATCATAAcagataataaaaaaaagacagaaAATGCGACAGaaatttattattcttattaGTGGTGGAAAAATAACGTGGAAAACAATGCACATAATAAGATATATGCAAGGCGGAAGGTTATTGTATACAAAAGCCTTCATCAGTTTTTTATATGGCCAACATTAGAATTGTAGCTTGAGAGCATATTTACAGTAGGATTTGGGTTACTAGTACCTCCTCTCCTGCTATTTGGTCCCCTAACACCCAATggattctttgaaaagcttAACCTTATACCTCCTTTACTACTCACTGTAGAGCGAGGTAATTGTCTACCGTACAATTCGGCTAATGCTCTTGTCGCAAAGCTAACATCATCGAATTCGACAAAACACATTGGTCCATGACTATGACCATTAGATGTGGTGTTCTTATTTCTGAATGACAATCTCCTAAAACCTTCCTGACCTGAAAACAATTGCCTTAGTTCTTGTTCAGTAGCATCAGAGGGTAAGTTGCCAACATATAGAGTATTGCAAGGTGGATTTTGATCAGCTGGGTTGGCAGGTGGCGGGATTCTCGCTAGTAGTGATAAATCTGCCTGTGAAATCGAGGCAGATCCAGTTATATTGGAGGATAATGAAGTGGTGGAGTTGTTCTTGTGTGAATTTCTACTCGAGCTTAGCCTTGCAGACGGTACTTTCTGAGGAGTAGTACTTTGGTTCACAGGATACATATGCTCTGGTTGTGGTTGTTGCATAAATCTGTTCTGTTTTTGAGGTGTGATATTCATATCGGAAGTGTTGACCATATTCGACATGTGCTGTGTCTGAGAAGACATTAAGCCGTATGGGGGCAATGAATTTGAGGATGATAAGGAGTTGTTGATTGCATTACCCATTTGCATCATCGGTTGTTGAGAGCTGGCAGAAAGTGCAGCGGTGCCAGCGTTGTTTGTTCCGCTATTGACGTTAGCGTTGGCATTGGCATTGGTATTGGCATTTGTACTGCTATTAACAGGCGCAATAGCTGTGGATGCTGCAGAAGGtagaaagaatgaagagCCATGTTGAGATGCTGAAGCGTTCCCCCATTCTAGAGTTGGTGTGGAAGGTTGAGGTGTGCTCATGTAACCGTTGATGCTGGAAGGTATACCACTGGTACCCCATatcttttcattgatttCGGTGTTATCTCTCAACAGAAAGGATTTGCTAATTTCAGATGTCGAAATTGATGGTTCCACGGGCAGTTCTTGATGTGAGCGGTTGGAATGTAACCCAATGACTTGCCCATGTGAAGATAGCGGCACTGAAGAATTcatttgttgttgattgGACTCCTGTGGTGAATGTTTCTGAGATggctgttgctgttgctgttgctgttgcaactgttgttgttgaggTTGAGGTTGCTGCTGGGTTAGAGGAGAATCATTAGAAAATGGATCACTGAATGAAAATCTTGAACGTTGCGATAGCAAACTTGGCCTTTTCATACCAGGGTTTTGTTTGTTCAGCCTCGAGTTTTCATGGAAAACATTGGGTGACGGAAACGACActaaattttttgttgtttcaTCTATTATCTCCACGGAAGTCTTATTGGGAAAAGTAGGTCCAAATAATTCATCTTTTGAGTTCAAAATAACGGCGTAATTGATTGCTAGGTACAGCAATTCAAATCTAGCAATGACATAAATATCATTTTCGTCCTCCAAAGAAGCGTTAACAATGCTTGCTGAGGAATTTATTTTCTGCAATTCTATACTTTTCACGCCTTCAGCAAGAGCGAAAATTGCATAACACTCTCTAAGGGTGATATCCTTGGGCACATTTGATAATTGCAGGCTGTAGTTCCCCTTAATGTTATTATCGTGGCTATTAGTGTTGCTGTTTGTCATATCTTGTGGCATAGAGTTATTGCCAAGAGTAAGAGTATTGAGCATAGATGATATGGCTAAAGGCGAATTTGTGTCATTCAAATACAAGTCCCCGCTGGCGCTTCCTCTACCAGGTGCCTCGTGAGCATGGGAAGAAGTGTTCAGATTTAAACTGGAACGATGACTGGGAGAAATATTGTGTGTGTTGGTGGCACTCGACACAATATTGTCGCTACTGGACGCAAAGGACCCTGTGTGGTCAAAATAAACTGAATTTTGCATGCTAAGGAAAATAATGGGTATTTtacctttgaaaatttattgaaaaaagctggttttgaaaaaaagaggctCTCGATGTTTGTAATTCACGAAAAATCTAATGATAGAAAACGTCTCCAACTTTAAAACAACGTAGCCAGATGAGGGAATGCTGtgaaagcaaaaaaatgagaagaGAAACAGGTACAGAAGGTTTTGAAATACACACGGCTTGTTCGCTGTTTCAATGCTAATTGTCTGAATAAGGAGAAGACAGAAAAGAGACAGACAAAACGTTGAAAATGTGGTTTCTGGATAAACAACTGTGCGTGGGCAGCGTTTTAAGatgccttttctttatggaAGACTGAGTTTGTTTAAGGAAGTTCAATCAATAGGTGATTATACTTGTTTATTCCGGCTTACTGGTCgtgtttgttttttcttttgacCTCTCATGTCCGAAAAGGCTCAAagcaacaagaaaaaaaaacaatccGTTACCCTGTGCTATTGCGGGTAACCACGGTGAAATTCAATTGAGGCAGTAGGAGTGTGAGAAGAATATAAAGTAACTGAAGAGCTGTCGTTAAGAGGCCAACTCTTTTTACCTTTTAGTGTTGTTAAATAGTAGGTATAGAGAAAGTTATGGTAAAAGGTTTATATGCACCttcagaaaataaaactaaGCGAGAGTTTGGCTGCAACAGGTGGGGAATTCGGACCAGCGTGGTACCTGTCGGCCGGCTATTTCTGTATGTGAActtagtttttcatttgtgCAGAGTGTTGTCAGCCCCATGATGGCACTCTTGGCTTTGTTCGAGTATTGCACCTCTTCTTGGAGtaactttttatttccttcATGGTAGTCTAGGGATGATGCGTAGTTGTTAGGATCTTGGATCATCAGCGCAATTGAATTGATCGAAGGTATGTCGTTGTAGTTAACATCGTATTTGGGATCTGGAATTGGTGAAACCGTCGTCACGTTACTGATCGTACTGCAGTTCGACCAACGACGTTCCCAGGAGGTGAACTCTGTGTGCTGAAGGAGAGCGCTGTTATCTTTTGTGGCGCTGAGGATATTGTCGTTGAAAAGCTCTGATAATTGGACATTTAGGGGACTGGATGTCTGAATAGCTTGATCTATCATGATTTTGGTCCCAGGTTTTGATTCTGCGTCATCATCTGATCCAGACTGAGGTTTCGGCTTGGGGTCTATGGCTAGAGCACTATGATTAAATGTCGCCGAATGCGGTTCTTTGAAGCAAAAATCCCTTGTAGtcgtcaattttttctgttcttttgattttttgtcgtcttttttatagttatcttttcctgtttcttttgacttttctttatcctttttattcgtattttttcttttattcttgcTCATTCTCTCCAAGAATCTCTTCCTTTCTTCAGCGAAGGTTCTTGCATTTTCCCTGTCCCTTTCCCTTTCCCTTGTGCTGCTATCTATCTGCTCAAAATTTGCACGTTTGGATCTATTCTTTGGCATTTGTTTGTCCTTGGGCACTTTCACCTCGTACTTTTTGTAGCCAATGATCCGATCGACTTCATTCattataaaaatgatgGATTATTCTTATGCTTTTGTTTGATACTGTTAGAGACAGGAGAATGGATCTTGCGTTTTGTGACCTTTAATTGGAAACTTGTGTTATTTATATGGTTGGCAGCGGGCCGAGGAAGAATTCGTGGGCGGCTATTCTTGTCGCCAGCCCCGCACCCCTTACCTGGCGACACGCAAGCACATTGGGGCAGGTAATGTACAAATAATATATTTGTAGGATAAAACAGCAATGGACAACTAATAAAAATGGTCGTTACAACATCACTACGTAAAgaaatatacaaatataAGACTTAAAAGGAATCAAAGGAAAGCGCGAAACGAAAAGACACTAATCATGCAAGACCTCATTTTTGACGTTGGCAATATTAGGACCAGTAGCACTGATTCGATTCGTTGAAGGATTAGTGTCGGCTGTGACGCAGTCTCTTGGAACAGTGTGCCGATCATTCATTCCATATTCgtggttttttcttccatcaACTTTCTGAGTGGCGCTTGAAATATTTGCAGGGGATCCATGCGCGTGAACAGTGTACGAAGAGGTAGCGTTATCGCTCGTTTCATTCCTTACCATGTGTTCACTGTACCTGTCCAAAGGAGCGGCCTGCGGATGCATCATGTCTTGATTGTTATTATCGGCACCACAGGACGAGATGCTGTTCCACGCATCAATGTGGTGAGACTTAGGTTGAGGCGAACCTGCACCTGGGATGTGTTGGTCAATGGAGCCATCGAAATGTGGCATGGATGTATTTTGGCAGCCAGGCGGAACATTCCTGCTGTTCATTCTGGCCTCGGTCATTTTGCTGACGTCAAAATTTGCCAACGTAGACCTGGTGCTGCCGTCATGGTCATTGACCACTTTATTTGTGACTTTACCACAGCCTGGGATACCGACGCTACCGGCGCCAGTGTTCAAAGTAGGGCCCGGGCATTCACTTGGCAATATTCCCAAGTGATGCTGGTTGGACGAAGAGCGCTTGTCGCCATGAGGATATTCAAGATCGTTCGCCATGCCACACCCCGGAATGCCAGGCTTTTTGCTTTTTGCCTGATTCATGTTGGCATCGCCGTCATTGGCATATGCTTGAGCGGACTGACCTAAACCTAGCATCCTATCATAAGATCTGTCTGTATGGTGACCGAATTCATGCTGTGTAGCAGAATCTTTTTGGTTTTCGTTTGAATTATTACTtttaagaagaagaggtgaGAAGGAAATGAGTTAGTAAGATATGCTCGAGAGGTTGTGGTGGAGTTTTAAAACGACTTCATTTTGCTGAAGGGTTTCACTATATTGTTTGACATAAATAAAGATTAAAATTAGGAAAATGTTGGTACaacatattattattagGTAGATgggtgaagaagaacaaataaaGCAGTAAAGGGTATCTCTGTAATTAGtttattttgcttttgtcACCGACGATGAAAAGAGGGAGCAAATTTACCACGCCGACCTATGCTACGACAGGTATATTCTGTTCAGTGTAGACGTGTTCTTCTTGGAGCTGGTCCGGCTCATCGCCTTCATTAATGACCGTTCTCTTCTTTGCTCTCAATTTCCTGAAGAACCTCCCGTTGTTATGAGGTTGAGACTGCTGAACTTCTGTTACCCCTCCGTTCGTTAGACCTGGAGTAGGCGTCTGCGATTCCGTCGTTTTCGTGGAAGCAAAACTGCGGTCGTAGCTGTACccgttttctttgtaaCTAGCCGCCATGACAGTGGAGCAGATGGCGTTCACTATCAACAAAAACACGGTGGTCCAAATGAACCCAAAATTCTTAGGACCCAGCCTAGCATCGCGGTCTTCGCGATGGAACGCCTTTACTGCCTTGGCGTAGCACCCTGTGTACAAACAGGCCGAAAGGgtcataaagaaaagagtaaTCCAGCTCAGAGCAGTTGTCAATGAGGCTGTGGCTCTAGTGTATTTGATCATATTGACAATGACAGAGACCAACGTGATCAGTAAAAAGAGGAGCCCAATTAAAAGCATTGCCCATCCCACTCTTGAGAGGTAATAGTAGGTGTTTCTATTGTTTAAGAAGGTTGCGGGCATAAGAGGCGAGCTACCAAAGTTGTCCCTTGGGGAAAATGGCTGCGCAGCCATCTTGGAGGAGCAGTTTACGGCCTGCCCGAGGCTCTGCCAACCACACCAATTATAGTTGTACCATCTAGTCATGGAAGGTGCCGAGTTAAAGCCTGAAGTGAACGCTTGGAACcaataaaaatttttcaatactCCTGTGTTTCTGCCACCTGCCagtatcaagaaaaatgccaACAATGTAGCACCCagcagaaaaaaaaagttaatAAAGTACACAAACTTTTTGTAGGACATTGCTTATTGGTAAatagaaaattgaaatgtTTATACTTAGTTGCTTGTTGGATAGATGTAgttatttttattgctAATGCCGTACTTTGCAGCAATATGAGGTGGCAAACCTAAGATAAGACGAAACAGGACCTTCAGTGTGATATAACGGATTCGGTATCTACCGGATCTTTATATATTGAAAGCAAGGGATGACAGTGGGAAAAACAGGAAGAAGAGCGCATAATAGCATAGTACTTCCATCCGTTCATCCCCACTTTACAGAATGTTATTGAACGGCAAAAGGCGTGAGGGGGATGCAAGATGCCACGATACACAGGGATACGCACCCTTTGCATCATATTCACCGCCCTTAAAGCCGTTTCGGAATCATCTCCTTCTAGAAGTCCCTCTTTGTTGCTTTCTGAGCCCCGAGCAGCACGGCTGTGCGCCTGTGCGGTCTACAGGGTGCCGCAGTCCCTATATCGAGGAGTCGTATGCAGTGCCCAGCAGCTATTTTGCTCACATGATCCAATGTACAGCAGGCAATCAATGGCCTATTATCCATAACCATGTTTTTGCCGTATTCCATCATTGTACTGTTGAAACTGATGAATTTTCTCACTAACAGCACATCAGGGGCAGCGCTTGTAGAAGTTGCATACGTAATTTTCAAACtgatttgcttttttttcatcttatCTTGGCTTTCCGTTCATACGGGCCCTTGAAAAACTGTGCGTACAACGCAGAATTGGACGCTGTGCTTCTCAGGTAGAAAAGAGAAGTAAGGTACATGCGTCAAGTGATGGGGGctccaagaaatttcaagcaCTCCGGCAAGAgcaagaaacaaaagaatgAACAGAAGTCTTTGACTACGCAAGAGGACTTTTATTTGGCCGCGATTGAGTGCGAAGAGCAGGCCGACCGGTGGTTGCTCTCAGATATCAAGAAGTGTTTACGATTCTATCTTAAGGCCCTTACATACTATGAAAACGGGCTGACTGCTCTAGGTTCCACGCAGGAGGGCAAATACAACATTTATTACAATGAAACAAgactttttttgcaaatttATACGGATTACCTCGCTAATAATGGCTATATCAATATTCTGCAATACGTAAAAATGGACGATATGCCCGATCTTTCCAGTTTGACATTATCTTTGCCGCAGATTACGCAACGATTTGAAATCGTTTATGAAGCCTTCCCGGTGCAGAGAACTTGGGATCTTCAATTCAACTTGTTGACATGCTATTTGACTCTGATAGAGTCCATGGATGGTAGCTTTCCGCCCACTTTTACATTGGAAGGCTCCGAGATTTTAAATTTGACGAACAAATAcattgaagtttttcaacaccTCGTCAATGATCTGCTGCAAGAACTGCAAAACTGGAGCGAAACTGGAGCGCGATATTCCGGTGATACGGATGCGGACTTGCAAAGGGATACCCTAGATGAGGACGCGATGTGCATGACCAGGGACGGAACTGGGATACGAACCAACGGCTCCTCGGAACCACGAGTCGAAAGCATGGACGTCTCTGAACAAATGACTCCGTCTTCACTTACGGAGGTACTGGTCAACTCTTTAAAGTTCAATCATGCTCTGATGGAATTGATCGTTGAATCGAAAATAGCAAACGAGAAGTATCCCGAAACGAAGATCTTGAATGCTGTTCAGAccaatttcttggaagatacaaccaaaaaattttatttacaACTATGTGACATCATAGACTCTATTTCCACTGCGATCCCATTAGATCTTAAGGAAATCCGTTTGACTAAGGCTTTGATTCAAGGTTTGAACATCGTGACCTCGGGAACTTTTGAGTCGTTACAAGATCTGGTTCTGGATGCTGTTCCCTTAGATGACAATGACGTACAGGGCAAGATCGATCTTTCGTTGATCAAAGTAGACATCGTTGAATTTGCGATTTCGTGCCTAAAGGAGAGTTTTTCAGAGGCTGCCTGGAAGCTTTCTGGTCTATTAAATAAAGTTCTTACGGTGGCTAGAACTTTATTGACAAACTATAGAAATCGCATTTTATTTGTGAGGGATCAAGAGTTGAACGAGCAACTAAGCCATGTGGCCTTTCAACTTTGCGATATCTTGGTAAATTCTTCCGATAATGAACTCAGAAGGTACGCCATCAAGCAACGCAACCAAAAATCGCAAGGAACTCCAGATGGAGAACGCACTTTAAGaatattgatgaaaaatgctAATGTTTTCCTGAATAATGCTGTCACCATTTCATCAAAACCGTGCGGGTTACAAGAGACGATCATAAATAAACTGAAAAGGAACTATATCCACAACCAAGCCAAAGAAAGATTACTTTTCTTGCAAGACCTCGAACAGAGGTCAAATGGTGGTGAGGATGCTACGCCCGCTCCGCCCACCACACTGACGTTTGATATACCATCAGATCACGTTTTCTACAGCAACAACCATTAGCGGAATTACATACgtatacatatatagaAGCACATTCATTGCGCATATGTGACAGAGCCCTTGGTGAAACGCCTCCTAATACAAATAAATACATGCAGGAAACATACATTTATCTGAAACAAAGCCGAGACGGGGCCAGCAAGCTTTTTTTAGAAATCGCGTGGCTTGGTAGCGCGATAATGACGCGACACAGCCATTAGCGTTaaaatttattttcttggccaAATCAGGTATAATACTTCGTACAAACTATTGCTTTGATTATATATCTCAGGTTTATATCCTGAATCGAGGCTTCAAGGGTACAGTTTCTGTATTTCAACCTTTACCGAAGCATACCCTACTGCTTGTTTAAATAGGCAGtacccattttttcctattctctcttttttacCTTTCCTCGAAGAGATTGCAAAGGCAACATTCTAACGCTaaacaggaaaagaaacagcaATGCATAATCAAAATAATCGATCGAGAAACGAATATCAACCCAGTCCAGAGAATGAGCCGTCCTACGAGCTGCAAAATACACATAGCGGGCTGTTCCACTCTTCAGATGAAGAACTAATAAATAGGAATCAAAGATATACGAATCATAATACTAGCATGGGGTCGTTCACCCCTATCCAGCCTTTACAATATCCAGAGCAATCTCAGCCAACAAATTTGCAGTACAGCAATGAtagtaacaataataataataataataataataataataataatagtaacaaTAATGCTGGCGAACAAGACGTATATGATGGTTTCGTTAATCACTACCGCCAACGTCCCCCACCAGTGACCGCGGAATATAATGATGTTTTTAACGCTAATAACCAGAAACAACAACCGTTACAGCAAGATGTTAATAACGTACCCTCGTATCCTCTACCATCAATAAATGTGATTCAAACCACCCCAGAACTTATACACCATGGCTCGCAGACAATGGCATCTCCCGTTGAAAGACCATTCTTCAACGAAAACGATTACTACTATAACAACAGGAACTCTTCTAGAACACCTCCCAGTATTGCCTCTAGTGGTGATGGCTATGTGGATCAAGAAGCTAGACCCATTTTGAATCAAGCGAACGACAACATAAACAATAGTAACAATCCACAATACCTTGACCAAAACTTGGATTATAATAATGGTTATCATGGCCTCGACGTTCAGAACTACTACGATGATCCAGAAGGCGGTTATATCGATCAGAGAGGGGATGATTATCAGATCAATTCATATTTGGGAAGAAACGGTGAAATGGTAGATCCATATGACTATGAAAATAGTTCAAGGAATATGTCGCTTACAGAGCGCAGAGGATATATGCATGATGATAGTGGACTCGTAGATGATGGAAAGGAGGACGCAGATAGTGTGAAAAGTGGTTATTCGCATAGAGACCTGGGTGAATATGACAAGGACGATTTTTCAAGAGAAGATGAGTATGACGATCTGAATACTATCGATAAGTTACAGTTTCAGGCTAATGGTGTGCCTGCATCCTCTTCGGTATCCTCTGTTGTATCTAGGGATTCTAATGTAGTGGCGAGTACTGATAAGGTAGTCGCAAATGGAATGCTGAAAAGAAGTGGGACTGAAATCAGGAAATTTAAACTTTGGAATGG
The Saccharomyces kudriavzevii IFO 1802 strain IFO1802 genome assembly, chromosome: 14 DNA segment above includes these coding regions:
- the SKDI14G1330 gene encoding uncharacterized protein (similar to Saccharomyces cerevisiae YNL193W; ancestral locus Anc_2.57), with product MGAPRNFKHSGKSKKQKNEQKSLTTQEDFYLAAIECEEQADRWLLSDIKKCLRFYLKALTYYENGLTALGSTQEGKYNIYYNETRLFLQIYTDYLANNGYINILQYVKMDDMPDLSSLTLSLPQITQRFEIVYEAFPVQRTWDLQFNLLTCYLTLIESMDGSFPPTFTLEGSEILNLTNKYIEVFQHLVNDLLQELQNWSETGARYSGDTDADLQRDTLDEDAMCMTRDGTGIRTNGSSEPRVESMDVSEQMTPSSLTEVLVNSLKFNHALMELIVESKIANEKYPETKILNAVQTNFLEDTTKKFYLQLCDIIDSISTAIPLDLKEIRLTKALIQGLNIVTSGTFESLQDLVLDAVPLDDNDVQGKIDLSLIKVDIVEFAISCLKESFSEAAWKLSGLLNKVLTVARTLLTNYRNRILFVRDQELNEQLSHVAFQLCDILVNSSDNELRRYAIKQRNQKSQGTPDGERTLRILMKNANVFLNNAVTISSKPCGLQETIINKLKRNYIHNQAKERLLFLQDLEQRSNGGEDATPAPPTTLTFDIPSDHVFYSNNH